From Watersipora subatra chromosome 2, tzWatSuba1.1, whole genome shotgun sequence, one genomic window encodes:
- the LOC137386784 gene encoding zinc finger protein 84-like: protein MTTVKTKRKVPTKQALFQCNMCNSRFSYPSHLTIHMRIHTGEKPFQCEMCSTCFTRRSHLMRHMTTHTGEKPFQCKVCASRFTTRGNLTIHMRIHTGEKPFQCEICSTRFIRRAQLTSHITTHTGEKPFQCEMCSSCFTTRSYLKRHMMTHTGKKPFQCKMCVSRFTRRSSLTSHMRIHTGEKPFQCDICSTCFTHRAHLTSHIRTHTGEKPFQCEMCSTCFTTRSHLTRHMMTHTGEKPFQCKICVGRFARRSDLTVHMRIHTGEKAFLCRICRSRFAYRYHLTRHMMTHTGEESFQCKMCVSKFTRQRDLAMHIRTHTGEKPFQCEMCSTCFTTRSHLTRHMMSHTGEKPFQCKMCIRRFARRSDLTVHIRIHTGEKPFLCRICGSRFAYRYRLTSHMRTHTGEKPFQCKMCVSWFTQQSDLTVHMRTHTGEKLFRCEICNTCFTRQSSLTNHTRTHTSEKPF, encoded by the coding sequence ATGACCACTGTGAAGACAAAGAGAAAGGTTCCCACTAAACAGGCATTATTTCAATGTAACATGTGTAATAGTAGGTTTTCTTATCCCAGTCATTTAACAATTCACATGAGGATTcacactggagaaaaaccattccAATGTGAGATGTGCAGTACTTGCTTTACTCGTCGCAGTCATCTAATGAGGCATATGACAACTCACACTGGAGAAaagccatttcagtgtaagGTGTGTGCTAGTAGGTTTACTACTCGTGGTAATCTAACAATACACATGAGGattcatactggagaaaaaccattccAATGTGAGATATGCAGTACTCGCTTTATTCGTCGGGCTCAACTAACAAGTCATATTACGACTCACACCGGAGAGAAACCATTCCAATGTGAGATGTGTAGTTCTTGCTTTACAACTCGCAGTTATCTAAAAAGACACATGATGACCCATACTGGAAAAAAGCCATTTCAGTGCAAGATGTGTGTTAGTAGGTTTACCCGTCGTAGTTCTTTAACTTCACACATGAGGattcatactggagaaaaaccatttCAATGTGATATATGCAGTACTTGCTTTACTCATCGGGCTCACCTAACGAGTCATATTaggactcacactggagaaaaaccattccAATGTGAGATGTGCAGTACTTGCTTTACAACTCGCAGTCATCTAACAAGACACATGAtgactcatactggagaaaagccatttcagtgtaagatTTGTGTTGGCAGGTTTGCTCGTCGAAGTGATCTAACTGTACACATGAGgattcatactggagagaaggCATTTTTATGCCGGATTTGTCGTAGCCGCTTTGCTTACCGATATCACCTAACACGACACATGATGACTCATACTGGAGAAGAGTCATTTCAGTGTAAGATGTGTGTTAGTAAGTTTACTCGACAACGTGATCTAGCTATGCACATAAGGACCCACACTGGAGAGAAACCATTCCAATGTGAGATGTGCAGTACTTGCTTTACAACTCGCAGTCATCTAACAAGACACATGATGtctcatactggagaaaagccATTTCAATGTAAGATGTGTATTCGCAGGTTTGCTCGTCGAAGTGATCTAACTGTACACATAAGGATTCATACTGGTGAGAAGCCATTTCTTTGCAGGATATGTGGTAGCCGCTTTGCTTACCGCTATCGCCTAACAAGtcacatgaggactcacactggagagaagccatttcagtgtaagatGTGTGTTAGTTGGTTTACTCAACAAAGTGATCTAACTGTgcacatgaggactcatactggagaaaaactATTCCGATGTGAGATATGCAATACTTGCTTTACTCGTCAAAGTTCTCTAACAAATCACACGAGGACTCACACTAGCGAGAAGCCTTTTTAG